The Pedobacter roseus genome contains a region encoding:
- a CDS encoding malate:quinone oxidoreductase, with protein MTKKKKTVGKTDADVILIGAGIMSATLGVLLKQLEPNLSIEIYERLDIAAAESSDAWNNAGTGHSAFCELNYTPEKKDGTVEIKKAVQIAEHFEVSKQFWSYLVNKGLVSDPCNFIRNIPHMSFVWGKKNVEYLKKRYDALTQCDLFSDMQYTEDAEQVKNWAPLIMDGRKKNEKVAATKMDLGTDVNFGTLTRDMFNNLKEQRNVNMYFNHEIRDLKKNKDGNWIIKVKDLESGDKRKRVAKFVFIGAGGGSLPLLEKSDIPEGKGFGGFPVSGQWLKCTNEEIIKKHHAKVYGKAAVGAPPMSVPHLDTRMINGKQALLFGPYAGFSTKFLKNGSFLDLPKSIKFNNIRPMISAGLHNLDLTKYLIEQVRQSPEDRLEALKEYLPTAELKDWELEYAGQRVQVIKKDEKQGGILEFGTEVVSAADGSIAALLGASPGASTAVSIMLDLLNRCFAEDLATDEWQAKIKEMIPTYGKSLAQDAELCKTTRDKTSKVLKIENTVIA; from the coding sequence ATGACAAAAAAGAAAAAGACAGTTGGTAAAACTGACGCTGATGTAATTTTAATAGGGGCTGGCATCATGAGTGCAACCCTTGGTGTTTTATTAAAACAATTAGAGCCCAACTTAAGTATAGAAATTTACGAACGTTTGGATATTGCGGCAGCAGAAAGTTCTGATGCATGGAATAATGCCGGAACTGGGCACTCTGCATTTTGTGAATTAAACTATACCCCCGAAAAGAAAGACGGTACAGTTGAAATTAAAAAAGCAGTGCAGATTGCAGAGCATTTTGAGGTATCTAAGCAGTTTTGGTCTTATCTGGTCAATAAAGGATTGGTTTCTGACCCTTGCAATTTTATCCGCAATATTCCTCACATGAGTTTTGTTTGGGGGAAAAAGAACGTAGAATATCTTAAAAAACGCTACGACGCATTAACACAGTGCGATTTGTTTAGCGATATGCAATATACTGAGGATGCTGAGCAGGTAAAAAACTGGGCGCCATTGATTATGGATGGCCGTAAGAAAAACGAAAAAGTTGCTGCAACCAAAATGGATCTTGGTACTGATGTTAACTTCGGGACCTTAACCCGTGATATGTTTAACAACTTAAAGGAGCAAAGAAATGTGAACATGTATTTTAACCACGAAATCCGCGACCTGAAAAAGAATAAAGATGGTAACTGGATTATAAAGGTTAAAGATTTGGAGAGTGGTGATAAACGTAAACGTGTAGCTAAATTTGTATTCATCGGCGCAGGTGGAGGTTCTTTGCCATTGTTAGAAAAATCGGACATTCCTGAAGGAAAAGGTTTTGGCGGTTTCCCGGTAAGCGGACAATGGTTAAAATGTACCAATGAGGAGATCATTAAAAAACACCACGCAAAAGTTTACGGAAAAGCTGCGGTTGGTGCGCCACCAATGTCGGTACCGCATTTAGATACGAGGATGATCAACGGGAAACAGGCTTTGTTGTTTGGTCCTTATGCTGGTTTCTCAACCAAATTCCTTAAAAATGGATCGTTTTTGGATTTACCGAAGTCGATTAAATTTAATAATATCCGTCCGATGATTTCTGCCGGATTGCACAACCTCGATTTAACGAAATACTTAATTGAGCAGGTAAGGCAATCGCCAGAAGACAGGTTGGAAGCACTGAAAGAATATTTACCAACTGCCGAACTTAAAGATTGGGAATTGGAATATGCCGGACAGCGTGTTCAGGTAATTAAAAAGGACGAAAAACAGGGTGGTATTTTAGAGTTTGGTACTGAAGTGGTTAGTGCCGCCGATGGTTCTATTGCCGCGTTGTTAGGCGCTTCTCCGGGTGCTTCAACAGCCGTATCGATCATGCTCGATTTATTAAACCGTTGTTTCGCTGAAGATTTGGCAACTGACGAATGGCAGGCCAAAATTAAAGAGATGATCCCAACTTATGGCAAATCACTTGCCCAGGATGCTGAGCTTTGTAAAACAACCAGAGATAAAACTTCAAAGGTTTTGAAAATAGAAAATACGGTGATAGCTTAA
- a CDS encoding short-chain dehydrogenase → MKKLILFGTILFFTACSGEKTDQLLLELDKKKLAENINYDKITFYKFAKIAVRSTAVQDTTQPEYQKFSKQAQSVVKTLNSINGHSKENISVIEALMVYKEYRSVKQFVKETDEDVFPLLTEGFITMNSGTKMPNPFFKDSDKAYYQNIEHAILSMAVLTTRDLGQPFALYECYKTQPELLDDCEIKTLLEFVRGFLFFGNNLFYLSEDGLSRNIKWLDKNEKIPLPYTKSFFGWGNLNDEQTHLAFHGMNYIFRGFDRMRMERKIDEERSLEDFEAFLTDMNKLGIQNELVWGITAYLNLKKEKPEKSLPALEKLSQSPLFSNSEREALQQTMVYVKDRKSDKALTGVYDKAFIGKIATKYMIALLAKVNWEKLMKDQGVPYTKEVFAGINKFKTLSNSVSEYTQPSTIEKGKKEIGKKGSELLEKAKGLWN, encoded by the coding sequence ATGAAAAAACTAATCCTTTTTGGCACAATACTATTTTTTACGGCATGTTCCGGAGAGAAAACCGATCAGCTGCTGCTCGAACTCGACAAAAAGAAACTGGCAGAAAACATTAATTACGATAAAATCACTTTTTATAAGTTTGCCAAAATAGCTGTGCGATCAACAGCAGTGCAGGATACAACCCAGCCTGAATATCAAAAATTCAGTAAACAGGCACAAAGTGTAGTTAAAACTTTGAACAGCATCAACGGCCATAGCAAGGAAAATATTTCTGTAATTGAAGCATTGATGGTGTATAAGGAATATAGATCGGTTAAACAATTTGTAAAAGAAACTGATGAAGATGTTTTTCCGCTCTTAACCGAGGGCTTCATTACCATGAACTCAGGGACAAAAATGCCAAATCCTTTTTTCAAAGATTCGGATAAAGCCTATTACCAAAACATAGAACATGCCATTTTAAGCATGGCGGTATTAACCACAAGAGATTTAGGGCAGCCTTTTGCATTATACGAATGTTATAAAACCCAGCCCGAGTTACTGGATGACTGCGAAATCAAAACCCTGCTCGAATTTGTCCGTGGCTTTTTATTTTTTGGTAATAACCTATTTTATCTTTCAGAAGATGGCCTTTCCAGAAATATTAAGTGGCTCGATAAAAATGAGAAAATCCCCTTGCCTTATACCAAATCTTTTTTCGGCTGGGGAAATTTAAACGATGAACAAACACACCTTGCATTCCACGGCATGAATTATATTTTCAGGGGTTTCGACCGGATGAGGATGGAGCGGAAAATAGATGAGGAAAGATCACTGGAAGATTTTGAAGCTTTTTTAACTGATATGAACAAACTCGGCATCCAGAATGAACTGGTTTGGGGAATTACTGCATATCTTAATTTAAAGAAAGAAAAACCAGAAAAATCGCTCCCTGCACTCGAGAAATTGAGTCAGAGTCCGCTATTTTCCAATTCGGAGCGCGAAGCCTTACAACAAACTATGGTTTATGTAAAAGACCGTAAATCTGATAAAGCCTTAACGGGTGTGTATGATAAAGCATTTATAGGCAAAATCGCCACAAAATATATGATCGCCCTATTGGCCAAAGTAAATTGGGAAAAACTAATGAAAGATCAAGGTGTTCCTTACACCAAAGAAGTATTTGCAGGTATCAATAAATTTAAAACGCTTTCCAATTCGGTGAGTGAATATACCCAACCCTCAACGATAGAAAAGGGAAAGAAGGAAATCGGCAAAAAAGGCAGCGAGTTACTCGAAAAAGCTAAAGGATTATGGAATTAA
- a CDS encoding VOC family protein, producing the protein MVKRIVLNIDAPKIADAVGFYKDILGLDLMMDHGWIATYGAADQKMDVQISFASEGGSGTPTPDLSIEVDHVDEVLEKVKTAGFPVEYGPADEPWGVRRFYTRDPFGKLVNILSHID; encoded by the coding sequence ATGGTAAAAAGGATTGTACTTAATATAGATGCCCCAAAAATTGCTGATGCAGTGGGTTTTTATAAAGATATCTTAGGTTTAGATTTAATGATGGATCATGGGTGGATTGCCACCTATGGTGCCGCTGATCAAAAAATGGATGTGCAGATCAGTTTTGCCTCCGAAGGCGGATCGGGTACACCAACACCAGATTTATCCATTGAAGTTGACCATGTTGATGAGGTATTGGAAAAGGTAAAAACTGCTGGATTTCCTGTTGAGTACGGTCCTGCCGATGAACCATGGGGTGTCAGGCGTTTTTATACCAGAGATCCCTTTGGGAAATTGGTCAATATTTTAAGCCATATAGATTAA
- the msrA gene encoding peptide-methionine (S)-S-oxide reductase MsrA, with the protein MRKIILILLAVLALNQANAQGKKTEKATFGMGCFWCTEAIFQRLKGVVSVKSGYEGGTLANPTYEEVCTGATGHAEVLEITYNPMVISYDDLLEVFWKSHDPTTLNRQGADSGTQYRSVVFYHTPEQKLLAEKYKAELNKTNAYGKKVVTAIEAAKPFYVAENYHQNYFNKNGSEPYCRLVIQPKIDKLEKIFKAKLKN; encoded by the coding sequence ATGAGAAAAATAATTTTAATTCTACTGGCTGTATTGGCGTTAAACCAGGCCAATGCACAAGGAAAAAAGACAGAGAAAGCAACTTTCGGAATGGGCTGTTTTTGGTGTACTGAAGCAATATTTCAACGTTTAAAAGGGGTAGTTTCGGTAAAATCGGGCTATGAGGGAGGTACTTTAGCCAATCCAACTTACGAAGAAGTATGCACTGGTGCAACCGGACATGCGGAGGTTTTAGAAATTACCTATAACCCAATGGTGATTTCTTACGATGATTTACTGGAGGTGTTTTGGAAAAGTCACGATCCTACAACCTTAAACCGTCAGGGGGCTGATAGTGGTACACAATACCGTTCGGTGGTTTTTTACCATACACCTGAACAAAAATTGCTTGCTGAAAAATATAAAGCTGAATTGAATAAAACCAATGCTTACGGCAAAAAAGTGGTCACCGCTATTGAAGCTGCCAAACCCTTTTATGTGGCTGAGAATTATCACCAGAACTATTTCAATAAAAATGGAAGCGAGCCTTATTGCAGGTTGGTCATCCAGCCAAAAATAGATAAGCTGGAAAAGATATTTAAAGCGAAACTTAAAAATTAA
- a CDS encoding isopenicillin N synthase family dioxygenase — protein MSTPYIPCLDLGSYVNGSEEERKKFSDELGRAFNDSGFVTITNHGLSQELIDKLYENIKAAFSLPVETKRKYEKPELAGQRGYTSAGKETAKGAKTPDLKEFWQIGQEVTDGDPVKNEYPDNEILEELPEFNKVTGDIYKKLEENGTHLLRAIATYLELPINYFDKHVHNGNSILRGIHYFPIENPETIPDDAVRAGAHEDINLITLLIGASADGLEVLTRSNEWLPIKAHHTDIVVNVGDMLQRLTNNKLKSTTHRVVNPPRELMKTSRFSVPFFLHPRSDMDLTSLPSTIDAEHPKAYSDMTAGEYLDERLREIGLKK, from the coding sequence ATGTCTACACCGTATATTCCTTGTTTAGATTTAGGTTCCTACGTCAATGGTTCTGAAGAAGAGCGTAAAAAGTTTTCTGACGAACTGGGCAGGGCTTTTAACGATTCGGGTTTTGTTACCATTACCAACCATGGTTTAAGCCAGGAATTAATTGATAAGCTTTATGAAAATATTAAAGCTGCTTTTTCTTTGCCAGTTGAAACCAAAAGAAAATATGAAAAACCAGAATTAGCTGGTCAACGCGGTTATACCAGTGCGGGTAAAGAAACAGCAAAAGGTGCTAAAACCCCGGATTTGAAAGAATTCTGGCAAATTGGTCAGGAAGTAACCGATGGAGATCCGGTTAAAAATGAATATCCTGACAATGAAATTTTAGAGGAACTGCCTGAATTTAACAAAGTGACGGGCGATATCTATAAAAAACTGGAAGAAAACGGAACGCATTTATTACGTGCCATTGCTACTTATTTAGAATTGCCGATCAATTATTTCGATAAACATGTTCATAATGGAAATTCGATTTTAAGGGGTATCCACTATTTTCCGATTGAAAATCCGGAAACAATTCCAGATGACGCGGTACGTGCCGGTGCACATGAAGACATCAATTTGATTACCTTATTAATTGGTGCGAGTGCAGATGGACTGGAAGTATTAACCCGCAGCAATGAGTGGTTGCCAATTAAAGCACATCATACTGATATCGTGGTAAATGTTGGCGATATGTTACAACGTTTAACCAACAATAAATTAAAATCGACCACCCACCGTGTGGTAAACCCTCCGCGCGAACTGATGAAAACTTCACGTTTTTCAGTACCGTTTTTCTTGCACCCACGCAGCGATATGGATTTAACCAGTTTGCCATCAACTATTGATGCGGAACATCCTAAGGCTTATAGCGATATGACCGCTGGAGAATATTTAGACGAGCGCCTACGGGAAATTGGATTGAAAAAGTAG
- a CDS encoding DUF6929 family protein, with product MHSTQLEVFAEIEGIGSASGLFIHGDLLYILGDNSGYLNEYNIKTKVLRKIQILFDKDLQQLENIPKALKPDFEILCQYEDKLYILGSGSTSKRNLMIEFDLKTHQVVRKDLTEAYGKLKSMAKIDDQNFNLEGAIFTGKTWLLFNRGNGLDSKNGIFKIEGTDLANSSQVLFNSFKLPNIDHVESSFTDATLVKNEIFFIATAEDTKSTYADGEIMGSFIGSINLQNLKLTFSNKISGRHKFEGITLLHQNEQTISFLLCEDRDTDELKTTIYKLVLKH from the coding sequence ATGCATTCTACACAACTAGAAGTTTTTGCTGAAATTGAAGGTATAGGTTCAGCCTCGGGATTATTCATTCATGGAGATTTACTCTATATCCTTGGCGATAACAGTGGCTATTTGAATGAATACAACATCAAAACCAAAGTGCTCCGCAAAATTCAGATCTTATTTGATAAAGATCTGCAACAACTGGAAAATATCCCTAAAGCATTAAAACCTGATTTCGAAATTCTTTGTCAGTACGAGGATAAGCTCTACATCTTAGGTTCAGGTTCTACATCTAAAAGAAACCTGATGATCGAATTCGACCTAAAAACACATCAGGTTGTTCGGAAAGATTTAACAGAAGCTTACGGTAAACTGAAATCAATGGCTAAAATTGATGATCAGAATTTTAACCTCGAAGGCGCAATCTTTACCGGCAAAACGTGGTTGCTTTTTAATCGCGGCAATGGGCTTGACTCGAAGAATGGCATATTTAAAATCGAAGGTACAGATCTAGCTAATTCAAGTCAGGTTTTATTCAACAGTTTTAAACTTCCCAATATCGATCATGTAGAATCATCTTTTACTGATGCTACCCTGGTTAAAAATGAAATATTTTTCATCGCTACTGCAGAAGATACAAAATCTACTTATGCGGATGGAGAAATTATGGGCAGTTTTATTGGCAGCATTAACCTGCAAAACCTAAAACTAACTTTTAGCAATAAAATTTCAGGCAGGCATAAGTTTGAAGGCATCACGCTGCTTCATCAAAATGAACAAACGATTTCATTTCTTTTATGTGAGGACCGCGATACCGATGAACTTAAAACAACGATATATAAGCTGGTTTTAAAGCATTAA
- a CDS encoding tetratricopeptide repeat protein has protein sequence MYKQLLTLLFALAVTQISFAQSKSIKDLYWDYSQIRMTDTEKPKVIQLAEELIKRTPELSKTQLGNVSYHLGRLYEETGQTEKAIPQYEEAIKITPAYYVPYRALGFIFVKKCNVIGAKMNEAGKAKDLKAQTELYAQYKVAALKALPYLEKSQACDPDDETKTIITNLYRSLKDNGAIASLDDRLKKNAADCVSLLEDEY, from the coding sequence ATGTACAAACAATTATTAACACTCTTATTTGCATTAGCAGTTACACAAATCAGCTTCGCGCAAAGCAAAAGCATTAAAGATTTATATTGGGATTATTCTCAAATCAGAATGACCGATACTGAAAAACCAAAAGTTATTCAGCTGGCTGAAGAGCTGATCAAAAGAACTCCGGAACTTAGTAAAACCCAGTTAGGCAATGTAAGTTATCATTTAGGAAGACTTTATGAAGAAACAGGGCAAACAGAAAAGGCAATTCCGCAATATGAAGAAGCTATAAAAATCACTCCAGCTTATTATGTTCCATACCGTGCTTTAGGTTTTATTTTCGTTAAAAAATGTAATGTGATTGGAGCAAAAATGAATGAGGCAGGAAAAGCAAAAGATTTAAAGGCACAGACAGAACTTTATGCCCAATATAAAGTAGCTGCACTTAAAGCATTGCCATATCTGGAAAAATCGCAAGCCTGCGATCCGGACGATGAAACTAAAACCATTATCACAAATTTATACCGTAGTCTTAAAGATAATGGCGCTATTGCTTCGCTTGATGACAGGCTGAAGAAAAATGCTGCCGATTGTGTTAGCTTATTAGAGGATGAGTATTAA
- a CDS encoding serine hydrolase domain-containing protein, with translation MNKLTAAYSARYTMGSGFTTTATRLKYTVPEDAGLNSNNLKEIDAIAAEAISQKATPGLVVLVAKDGKVIFNKAYGNHTYDTNVPDKVTDIFDLASVTKVTATTPAVMRLFEEGKLKLDTNIGAYIPKARTTPMNNIQVREVMLHQAGFIPYIPFHDYVKTGDYSRDSSAAFPTKVADNYYIKKGFFKDFMWPKMLNSPIKTRGKYVYSDISMYVMKDIVEHISEEPLNQYTYENFYKPLGMQTAGFLPRNRFKPEQIIPTEDDKYFRKTLLVGYVHDQGAALAGGVSGHAGLFASANDLAIIYQMLLNRGTYGGVEYFKNSTVDMFTSKQSNVSRRGLGFDRWDPDSTKHYPSELASPQTYGHTGYTGTCVWVDPSRGLVYVFLSNRVNPTVTDKLSNLKIRGRIQDVVNKAIDESKK, from the coding sequence GTGAATAAGTTAACAGCAGCTTATTCTGCCCGTTATACCATGGGTTCAGGCTTTACAACAACCGCTACCCGCTTAAAATACACCGTACCCGAAGATGCGGGTTTGAACTCCAACAACTTAAAAGAAATTGATGCCATTGCTGCTGAAGCAATCAGTCAGAAAGCCACCCCTGGTTTGGTGGTGCTGGTGGCTAAAGATGGTAAAGTAATCTTTAATAAGGCTTATGGTAACCATACTTACGATACCAATGTGCCTGATAAAGTAACCGATATTTTCGATCTGGCCTCCGTAACCAAAGTAACGGCAACCACACCAGCTGTAATGCGTTTGTTTGAAGAAGGGAAATTAAAACTGGATACCAATATTGGCGCTTATATTCCGAAGGCCCGTACCACCCCGATGAATAATATTCAGGTGCGCGAGGTGATGTTGCACCAGGCGGGTTTTATTCCTTATATCCCTTTTCATGATTATGTGAAAACCGGCGATTATAGCAGGGATTCATCTGCTGCCTTTCCAACCAAAGTGGCCGATAACTATTACATCAAAAAAGGCTTTTTTAAAGATTTTATGTGGCCAAAAATGCTCAATTCGCCTATTAAAACACGGGGTAAATACGTTTACAGCGATATCAGCATGTACGTGATGAAGGATATTGTAGAGCACATCAGTGAAGAACCGCTCAATCAATATACCTACGAAAATTTTTATAAACCATTAGGCATGCAAACTGCAGGTTTCTTGCCGCGGAACCGTTTTAAACCGGAGCAGATTATCCCAACGGAAGATGATAAGTATTTTAGAAAAACCTTGCTTGTAGGTTATGTGCACGATCAGGGCGCAGCTTTAGCAGGTGGAGTTTCAGGTCATGCTGGTTTATTCGCCAGTGCCAACGACCTGGCCATTATTTATCAGATGTTGTTAAACCGCGGTACTTATGGTGGAGTGGAATATTTCAAAAACTCAACGGTTGATATGTTTACTTCAAAACAATCCAATGTTAGCCGCAGGGGTTTGGGTTTCGATCGCTGGGATCCGGACAGTACCAAACATTACCCATCAGAGCTGGCTTCACCACAAACTTATGGCCATACTGGTTATACCGGAACCTGTGTTTGGGTAGATCCGTCACGGGGTTTGGTTTATGTGTTTCTGTCGAACCGGGTTAATCCTACCGTTACCGATAAACTTTCTAACCTGAAAATCAGGGGTAGGATACAGGATGTGGTAAACAAAGCAATCGACGAATCGAAGAAATAG
- a CDS encoding amidohydrolase translates to MKSILYTLFLALLFTSCSKKEAVDVIVYNAKVYTVNSKFDTVEAFAVKNGKILALGKSDEIKGKYTSKEEINAEGKAIYPGFIDAHAHFYGYGQSLQTADLRETKSWDEVLARLTAFAKTHPDGWLIGNGWDQNDWADKAFPTNEKLTALFPDRPVFLNRIDGHAAIANQKALDDAGIKGEQKLVGGDMLSQNGKLTGVLIDNAVALVERKIPSPDAKLAEKIFTDAQKNCFAAGLTTIDDCGLSYLAVDFIEKLQKEKKLKMRLYVMLSDEPDNYKYLFSRGPIKTDRLNVRAFKVYADGALGSRGACLIHPYSDMPNKTGFLLSDQKHFEEVAKKIAANHFQMCTHAIGDSANRVILNIYNKILKGKNDQRWRIEHAQVVNAKDFDLFGKASIIPSVQPTHATSDMYWAGQRLGAERLKSAYAYKQLLTQNGWIPLGTDFPVENINPLLTFYAATVREDAKGFPKGGFQMENALTPEEALRGMTIWAAKANFEEEEKGSLEKGKLADFVILDHDILKSTPQNILKTKVLKTYLNGEKVYEAK, encoded by the coding sequence ATGAAATCCATCCTCTACACCCTTTTTCTGGCTTTGCTGTTTACTTCCTGCTCCAAAAAAGAAGCAGTTGATGTAATTGTTTATAACGCCAAAGTATATACTGTTAATAGCAAGTTCGATACAGTTGAAGCTTTTGCGGTAAAGAATGGGAAAATCCTGGCGCTGGGTAAAAGTGACGAGATAAAAGGAAAATATACTTCTAAAGAAGAAATTAATGCAGAGGGCAAAGCCATTTATCCAGGTTTTATAGATGCTCACGCCCATTTTTATGGTTACGGACAAAGCTTGCAAACAGCTGATTTAAGAGAAACAAAATCCTGGGATGAAGTGCTTGCCCGTTTAACTGCTTTTGCCAAAACCCATCCCGATGGCTGGCTGATTGGTAATGGCTGGGACCAAAACGATTGGGCCGATAAAGCTTTTCCCACCAACGAAAAACTGACGGCACTTTTTCCTGATCGCCCGGTATTTCTGAACCGTATTGACGGTCACGCTGCCATTGCCAACCAAAAAGCATTAGATGATGCCGGCATTAAAGGTGAGCAAAAACTGGTAGGGGGAGATATGCTGAGTCAAAATGGAAAACTTACCGGGGTTTTAATCGACAATGCGGTAGCCCTGGTTGAACGTAAAATCCCTTCTCCAGATGCCAAACTCGCCGAAAAAATATTTACAGATGCGCAGAAAAACTGTTTCGCCGCTGGGTTGACCACCATTGACGATTGTGGTTTAAGTTATTTAGCTGTTGATTTTATTGAAAAACTGCAGAAAGAGAAAAAACTTAAAATGAGGCTATATGTCATGCTTTCTGACGAGCCTGATAATTATAAATATCTTTTTAGTCGTGGCCCGATTAAAACCGACCGCTTAAATGTAAGGGCGTTTAAAGTGTATGCCGATGGTGCTTTAGGATCACGTGGTGCCTGCCTGATCCATCCTTACAGCGATATGCCCAATAAAACCGGTTTTCTGCTGAGCGATCAAAAACATTTTGAAGAAGTGGCCAAAAAAATAGCAGCCAACCATTTTCAGATGTGTACCCATGCCATTGGCGATTCGGCCAACCGGGTAATCCTGAATATCTACAACAAAATTTTAAAAGGTAAAAACGATCAGCGCTGGCGTATAGAACACGCACAGGTAGTTAACGCTAAAGATTTTGACCTGTTCGGCAAAGCCAGTATTATCCCTTCCGTTCAGCCTACACATGCAACTTCCGATATGTATTGGGCCGGTCAGCGTTTAGGTGCCGAAAGGTTAAAAAGTGCTTATGCCTACAAACAATTGTTAACACAAAATGGTTGGATTCCTTTAGGCACCGATTTCCCCGTAGAAAACATTAATCCATTATTAACGTTTTATGCAGCAACAGTGAGAGAAGATGCAAAAGGTTTTCCAAAAGGGGGCTTTCAGATGGAAAATGCCTTAACACCCGAAGAGGCCCTGCGCGGAATGACCATTTGGGCCGCCAAAGCCAATTTCGAAGAAGAGGAGAAAGGAAGTTTGGAGAAAGGCAAATTAGCCGATTTCGTTATCCTCGATCACGATATTTTAAAATCAACACCACAGAACATATTAAAAACCAAAGTCTTAAAAACCTATTTGAACGGAGAAAAAGTATATGAAGCGAAATAG
- a CDS encoding helix-turn-helix domain-containing protein has protein sequence MKLSDRVKKLRNQHGFSQEELAKQTQLSLRTIQRIEQNETEARGDTLIRLAQVFGLKPIDLTGTNEKAQTYLIPILNFSALSFLIYPILGFIVPLILWYFKRNEDEKLNETGKKLLNFQATWTLVISSLYALSMFIKVMHVGGVFRIYTFLIIIYGFYALNFVLILLNTFRSKNLKDVIYKPAIPFF, from the coding sequence ATGAAATTATCAGATAGGGTAAAAAAACTTAGAAATCAGCATGGTTTTAGTCAGGAAGAACTTGCAAAACAAACACAATTAAGTTTACGGACCATTCAGCGTATCGAACAAAATGAAACAGAAGCAAGGGGAGATACCCTGATCAGGCTGGCGCAGGTTTTTGGTTTAAAACCGATAGATTTAACCGGAACAAATGAGAAAGCACAGACTTACCTCATTCCAATTTTAAATTTCTCGGCTTTAAGTTTTCTCATTTATCCCATATTGGGTTTTATCGTGCCCTTAATTTTATGGTATTTTAAACGAAATGAAGATGAAAAGCTAAATGAAACCGGTAAAAAGTTGCTTAATTTTCAGGCTACATGGACGCTGGTGATCTCTTCTTTGTATGCCTTATCCATGTTCATTAAAGTAATGCATGTTGGTGGAGTTTTTAGGATTTACACTTTTCTAATCATCATTTATGGTTTTTACGCCTTAAATTTTGTGCTCATATTACTTAATACCTTTAGGAGCAAGAATTTGAAAGACGTAATTTACAAGCCAGCCATTCCGTTTTTTTAA